From bacterium, the proteins below share one genomic window:
- the hypE gene encoding hydrogenase expression/formation protein HypE translates to MVEKFKDDAKKILLAHGSGGKLTHQLIKSFVKKFRNLPLARLDDSAVLKFKGKLAFTTDSYVVDPIYFPGGDIGKLAVNGTVNDLAMVGARPLYLSAATIIEEGFSLVELERIVDSMNRAARAAGVKIVAGDTKVVGRGSADKIFINTSGIGLIDSGIDISSKNARIGDRIILSGTIGDHGIAILSARERFDFQTKVKSDSQPLNGIVWEILKVSKKVHALRDPTRGGLATSLNEIAEQSGVGIEIEEEKIPVKEEVKGVCEMLGFDPLYIANEGKLVAFVPERDCAKVLNVIRKNRYGKDAQIIGTVVSRHKGRVLVKTSVGGERVLDMLTGEQLPRIC, encoded by the coding sequence ATGGTTGAAAAATTTAAAGATGATGCAAAGAAGATTTTACTGGCGCATGGGAGTGGTGGGAAGCTTACCCATCAACTAATTAAAAGCTTTGTGAAGAAATTCAGAAATCTGCCTCTGGCGAGGCTGGACGATAGTGCTGTATTGAAGTTCAAGGGCAAACTTGCATTTACTACAGATTCCTACGTGGTGGACCCCATATATTTTCCCGGTGGAGATATAGGCAAATTGGCGGTCAATGGCACTGTTAATGACCTGGCTATGGTAGGGGCAAGACCTCTATATTTGAGTGCAGCAACAATTATTGAAGAGGGATTTTCCCTCGTTGAGTTGGAAAGGATTGTCGATTCAATGAACAGGGCTGCCAGAGCGGCTGGTGTAAAAATAGTGGCTGGTGATACTAAGGTTGTGGGAAGGGGTAGTGCTGACAAGATATTTATAAACACTTCAGGTATAGGGTTGATAGATTCAGGGATTGACATCTCCTCGAAAAATGCACGGATTGGCGACAGGATAATCTTGAGTGGCACAATTGGCGACCATGGAATTGCTATTTTGAGTGCCAGGGAAAGGTTCGATTTCCAAACAAAAGTAAAGAGCGATTCTCAGCCATTGAATGGGATTGTCTGGGAAATCCTGAAAGTAAGCAAGAAAGTTCACGCTCTACGCGACCCTACAAGGGGCGGATTGGCCACATCTCTGAATGAGATAGCTGAACAGTCGGGGGTAGGGATAGAGATTGAAGAGGAGAAGATTCCTGTGAAGGAAGAGGTTAAGGGCGTCTGTGAAATGTTAGGTTTCGACCCCCTATATATTGCCAATGAAGGGAAACTGGTGGCTTTCGTTCCTGAAAGGGATTGCGCAAAAGTTTTAAATGTTATTAGAAAGAATAGATACGGAAAAGATGCTCAAATAATTGGAACTGTGGTTTCCAGGCACAAAGGGAGAGTTTTAGTAAAGACGAGCGTGGGAGGAGAAAGGGTCTTGGATATGCTTACAGGCGAGCAGTTGCCACGAATCTGCTAA